In Alteromonas mediterranea DE, a single genomic region encodes these proteins:
- a CDS encoding sensor histidine kinase: MRSQNHIINNTSAVPTAHVGEGTAKMGESISHVDKNEMAPVMPLLGNGRKKRWSHGSLFFSLFFFVPLIISRPLPVETWIFQSAGYICFVTLYIKAIKQPAKTLPSYLLLMFLLSVACSFQNPGAATIVGFIAFIVGYYNSLRTGILTISTMMVLLTSLNFSVFDGAGFLLLASLLNSIVLFGFGVMERKETLHGLKESQQAEALRVLSAIAERERIGRDLHDVAGHALSSISLKAQLADKLISKDKIEEAHREVRALAQLSQSLLSDIRQAVSDIKQLSLCDEIAKDKALLEENGFTVITNIEDKVDARLSAKQESQLSLIIKELTTNTLRYSTGNTVSLNVEVNEQTVKVTYKDHGIIESNGSIKEGNGLMGIRERAASIHANVDISFAPHPIVILQLNVDQISSRKAAL, translated from the coding sequence ATGCGCAGCCAAAACCACATAATAAATAACACCAGCGCAGTGCCTACCGCTCATGTAGGTGAAGGCACTGCGAAAATGGGTGAATCTATAAGCCATGTAGACAAGAACGAAATGGCGCCGGTCATGCCGCTTTTGGGAAATGGACGCAAAAAACGCTGGTCGCACGGCAGTTTGTTTTTTTCGCTGTTTTTCTTTGTCCCACTAATTATTTCACGCCCACTACCTGTTGAAACATGGATATTTCAATCAGCAGGATATATTTGCTTCGTTACTCTTTACATTAAAGCTATAAAACAACCCGCTAAAACACTGCCGAGCTATTTGCTTCTGATGTTTTTATTATCAGTGGCTTGCAGCTTCCAAAATCCAGGAGCTGCAACAATTGTAGGTTTTATTGCTTTCATCGTCGGGTACTATAACTCGCTGAGAACGGGCATACTTACCATCAGCACCATGATGGTACTACTTACATCGTTAAACTTTTCCGTATTTGACGGTGCTGGTTTCCTCCTTCTTGCCTCCTTGTTGAACAGCATCGTTCTATTTGGCTTTGGCGTTATGGAGCGAAAAGAAACGCTTCACGGCTTAAAAGAAAGTCAGCAGGCGGAAGCCCTTCGGGTTCTATCAGCGATAGCCGAGCGTGAGCGTATAGGTCGAGATTTACATGATGTAGCAGGACACGCTCTCAGCTCCATTTCCTTGAAGGCACAGTTGGCCGATAAACTGATAAGTAAAGACAAAATTGAAGAGGCTCATCGTGAAGTGAGAGCATTAGCCCAGCTTTCGCAGTCTTTGTTAAGCGATATTCGCCAAGCAGTATCAGATATTAAGCAGCTTTCGCTTTGCGATGAAATAGCCAAAGATAAGGCGCTTTTAGAAGAAAATGGCTTTACCGTCATTACCAATATTGAAGACAAAGTAGACGCACGTTTAAGTGCAAAACAAGAAAGTCAGCTCTCTCTTATTATCAAGGAACTGACGACAAATACACTGCGCTACTCAACAGGAAATACGGTGTCACTCAATGTTGAAGTTAACGAGCAGACAGTGAAAGTGACTTATAAAGACCATGGCATTATTGAGAGCAATGGGTCGATAAAAGAAGGGAACGGCCTAATGGGAATTAGAGAGCGCGCCGCATCTATCCATGCCAATGTGGACATTTCCTTTGCTCCCCACCCTATTGTGATTCTCCAACTCAATGTTGATCAAATTTCGTCGAGGAAGGCTGCGCTATGA
- a CDS encoding response regulator transcription factor encodes MNSKVTTILIVEDQSLVRDAIAMLLSLEDDLTVVDKYSNGQEAINYLNEHPAPDIILSDIEMPLVSGLDLAAHIANGSLSTKMVLMTTFSKPGYIKRALSLGVKGFILKESDSDYLIKAIHDVSAGKKVISTELAIMALDDNNPLSKKEMSALKLASEGLKTQDIARSLFLSEGTVRNYLSEAISKLDATNRVDAARIAKQKGWL; translated from the coding sequence ATGAATTCAAAAGTCACTACTATTTTGATTGTTGAAGATCAGTCTTTGGTTCGCGATGCCATAGCCATGCTTTTGTCATTAGAAGACGACCTAACTGTTGTCGATAAGTACAGCAATGGACAAGAAGCGATTAATTACTTAAATGAACACCCTGCGCCCGATATCATTTTAAGCGATATAGAAATGCCGCTGGTATCTGGACTAGATTTAGCGGCTCATATCGCCAATGGAAGCCTCAGTACCAAGATGGTCCTTATGACCACGTTTTCAAAACCAGGTTATATCAAGCGGGCGTTAAGTTTAGGGGTTAAAGGGTTTATTTTAAAAGAATCGGATAGCGACTATCTAATAAAGGCAATTCACGATGTATCTGCCGGAAAAAAGGTAATTTCCACCGAGCTTGCGATCATGGCATTAGATGACAACAACCCGCTGTCAAAAAAAGAAATGTCGGCTCTTAAGCTGGCATCAGAAGGGCTGAAAACTCAAGATATAGCCCGGTCGCTGTTTTTATCTGAAGGAACCGTAAGAAACTACTTGTCAGAAGCGATATCTAAGCTAGACGCCACAAACCGAGTAGACGCTGCCCGCATAGCGAAACAAAAAGGCTGGCTCTAA